One stretch of Glandiceps talaboti chromosome 7, keGlaTala1.1, whole genome shotgun sequence DNA includes these proteins:
- the LOC144438292 gene encoding uncharacterized protein LOC144438292, protein MDDSSAIESFLEPLDLMQYLEIFQTKGYDRETDFSTLTDVDLDELGITDDDHRGMILHAAEHYELSDQYKVYQFLRDHELDYYYKHFIDSEYTCLDTLSRMDVNEDTLDDLEITLPGHKKRLQLAVSKLRKRRRLSDEEAESPVAIGYWGRPAALEDAKYDFLCLRSTIKSTKANTPSFELEFMVDSGSDVVTVRQSILDQLDLELIGTIQSRGVHATVEKQLYKAVLGVGNFNIEIEVMAEPYESIGNRVLRHFRHFIDLNRHIWLQGQALSSPSVSSMTFHGEPSTSTSTSASIPETPSLSQESTTTSTSQSRDSTSLARSRSSQSEHREDTPGGDGSTAEKS, encoded by the exons ATGGACGATAGCAGCGCTATAGAAAGCTTTCTAGAGCCATTGGATTTGATGCAATATTTGGAAATTTTCCAAACCAAGGGTTATGACAGGGAGACGGATTTCAGCACTTTGACGGACGTGGACCTGGATGAGCTCGGGATTACGGACGATGATCACCGGGGTATGATACTCCATGCAG CTGAACATTACGAGTTATCAGACCAGTACAAAGTATACCAATTTTTAAGAGACCACGAACTGGACTATTACTATAAGCATTTTATCGATAGTGAATATACTTGTCTGGACACTCTTTCTAGAATGGACGTCAACGAAGACACTTTAGATGATTTAGAAATCACATTACCCGGGCATAAAAAAAGACTACAATTAGCTg TTTCCAAACTAAGAAAGAGACGGAGACTAAGTGATGAGGAGGCAGAATCTCCCGTTGCTATTGGTTACTGGGGTAGGCCTGCAGCTCTTGAAGATGCCAAGTACGACTTTCTGTGTCTACGATCGACGATCAAATCAACTAAAGCTAATACCCCATCGTTTGAACTCG AATTCATGGTAGATTCCGGAAGTGACGTTGTAACAGTACGACAAAGCATTTTGGACCAATTAGATTTGGAATTAATAGGTACCATTCAAAGTCGAGGTGTACATGCAACGGTCGAAAAGCAGCTGTACAAAGCTGTGCTGGGAGTTGGAAATTTCAACATTGAGATCGAG GTAATGGCAGAACCTTATGAATCCATTGGCAACCGCGTGTTACGTCACTTCCGTCATTTCATCGATCTAAATCGTCATATTTGGCTTCAGGGACAAGCTTTAAGTTCACCCTCTGTGAGCTCAATGACATTCCATGGTGAACCTTCTACATCTACAAGTACAAGTGCAAGCATTCCAGAGACGCCATCACTGAGTCAAGAAtcgacaacaacatcaacaagtcAATCACGTGATTCAACAAGCTTGGCGAGATCCCGATCGAGTCAAAGCGAGCATAGGGAAGACACCCCCGGTGGTGACGGCTCCACTGCCGAAAAATCATGA